A window of the Chloroflexi bacterium ADurb.Bin180 genome harbors these coding sequences:
- the cse2 gene encoding CRISPR-associated protein Cse2, whose product MHNVQPDPTSERFVSRLARLDPGDRARLKRNAGKTLAEARDVLALFYSLLPPGVTPAQEWAYFLVATLYPLTGSTSGSDLGAALRRARTAFNAKGLDRRMEYLLDADSAQLPFRLRQAVRFLASNRVRVDWPLLLRNLLAWNHPDRYVQQRWARSYFAGTTTSTKED is encoded by the coding sequence ATGCACAATGTGCAACCCGATCCGACCAGTGAGCGTTTTGTGTCCCGCCTGGCCCGCCTCGACCCCGGCGACCGGGCGCGCCTGAAGCGCAACGCCGGCAAGACCCTGGCCGAGGCGCGGGACGTGTTGGCCCTGTTCTATTCCCTTCTGCCACCTGGCGTGACCCCGGCCCAGGAATGGGCCTACTTCCTGGTGGCCACACTGTATCCGCTGACCGGCTCCACCTCTGGCAGCGACCTGGGTGCCGCCCTTCGCCGCGCACGCACCGCTTTCAACGCCAAAGGGCTGGACCGGCGCATGGAGTATCTTCTCGACGCCGACTCGGCTCAGCTTCCCTTTCGGCTGCGCCAGGCAGTGCGCTTTCTGGCTTCGAACCGCGTGCGCGTCGACTGGCCGCTGCTGCTGCGCAACCTGCTTGCCTGGAACCACCCCGACCGCTACGTCCAGCAGAGATGGGCCCGCTCCTATTTCGCTGGCACGACCACATCTACCAAGGAGGACTAG
- the cse1 gene encoding CRISPR-associated protein CasA/Cse1 codes for MTIPRQDAPHFDLWTENWITLQKPDGAVEALGLEGALRRAHEFRAILEPSPLIVVGVHRLLTAIAQAALDPRSKGELKRLWDSSAFPAEPLSRFAAQYGHRFDLFSPDEPFLQSCDLPLAPAKGDSLKTVAQLTPEVPAGSNATHFRHGLEARYLYCSACAAGGLAAVPAFAISEGRTFRPSINGVPPIYVLPAAKTLFHRLVASLMLPEYQPQVASCQQDLAWWTRPALVPRSAEVLEVSYLHSLTFPARRVRLHPTPMTGSCTRCGRRFPWGVSTMVFEMGESRPKDAPFWFDPFCAYRLRPKDSPKPPLSLRPTAGKATWREFASLFLEAPRGEEQERTIRPRVLDQAAALGLAGDEWVFPVRCIGLRTDMKAKVFEWTDAAFEIPAGLLADESAGLTVEDALSFAGDCAAKLRAALRSAIGGSGKTKRNESVINWMSDELWSGLATPFREFIVELARDDAPRDQVLRTWTQCVEGQARSAFLKACALVGDNAASLRQRVDAERRMRSALFRLKRDFARQQGWEEANAQCATRSDQ; via the coding sequence CTCTAATCGTGGTGGGGGTTCACCGGCTGCTCACGGCCATTGCCCAGGCGGCCCTTGACCCGCGCAGCAAAGGCGAGTTGAAGCGGTTGTGGGACAGCAGCGCGTTTCCGGCCGAGCCGCTCTCCCGCTTTGCCGCGCAGTACGGCCACCGCTTTGACCTGTTCTCGCCGGATGAGCCTTTTTTGCAGAGCTGTGATTTGCCCCTTGCACCGGCCAAAGGGGACTCGCTAAAGACGGTGGCCCAGCTGACACCGGAGGTGCCGGCGGGATCCAACGCCACGCATTTTCGCCACGGCCTGGAGGCACGGTACCTGTACTGCTCCGCTTGCGCCGCCGGCGGGCTCGCCGCGGTGCCAGCGTTCGCCATTTCCGAAGGTCGTACCTTCCGGCCATCCATCAATGGCGTGCCGCCTATCTATGTGCTGCCCGCCGCAAAGACGTTGTTTCACCGCCTCGTTGCCTCGCTGATGCTCCCGGAATATCAACCTCAGGTCGCATCCTGCCAGCAGGACCTGGCCTGGTGGACGCGGCCCGCACTTGTTCCGCGCAGCGCCGAGGTGCTCGAGGTGAGCTACCTGCACAGCCTCACTTTTCCCGCCCGCCGGGTCCGCCTGCACCCGACGCCCATGACCGGTTCCTGCACGCGTTGCGGTCGCCGCTTTCCCTGGGGCGTCAGCACGATGGTCTTTGAGATGGGCGAGAGCCGGCCCAAAGACGCGCCTTTCTGGTTCGATCCCTTCTGTGCCTACCGGCTCCGCCCGAAAGACTCGCCCAAACCGCCGCTGTCCCTTCGCCCAACCGCAGGCAAGGCAACCTGGCGTGAGTTCGCCTCCCTGTTCCTGGAGGCTCCCCGCGGCGAAGAGCAGGAGCGAACCATCCGGCCGCGGGTGCTCGACCAGGCTGCGGCCCTGGGACTGGCGGGCGATGAGTGGGTTTTTCCGGTGCGCTGCATCGGCCTGCGCACCGACATGAAGGCCAAGGTGTTTGAGTGGACCGACGCGGCCTTCGAAATCCCGGCTGGCCTGCTGGCAGATGAGAGCGCCGGCCTGACGGTCGAGGATGCGCTGTCCTTCGCCGGAGACTGTGCGGCCAAACTCAGAGCAGCGCTGCGCTCTGCCATCGGCGGCAGCGGCAAGACGAAACGCAACGAGTCCGTCATCAATTGGATGAGTGATGAGCTGTGGTCAGGCCTGGCCACTCCCTTCCGCGAATTCATCGTGGAGCTGGCGCGCGACGATGCTCCGCGAGATCAGGTTCTCCGGACCTGGACCCAGTGCGTTGAGGGGCAGGCCCGCTCAGCTTTTCTCAAGGCCTGCGCTCTGGTGGGAGACAACGCCGCCAGTCTCCGCCAGCGAGTCGACGCAGAGCGGCGGATGCGCTCAGCCCTTTTCCGGCTCAAGCGAGATTTCGCCCGACAACAGGGATGGGAGGAAGCAAATGCACAATGTGCAACCCGATCCGACCAGTGA